In one window of Parachlamydia acanthamoebae DNA:
- a CDS encoding MFS transporter, with protein MTITPASPHMYAVETRNAFMWSRLLRTPFWAIYSLIPFILYRDFQATPLQIAAVTAIKPMASLLSVYWSFSINQRRDRLRANIIWANVLSVLPFFLFPWVTDPWLIIAAFGWFMALHRGVMPAWMEILKLNLPGVSRERIFAYGTTVGYLGDACFPFLIGGLLDGYYQAWRWIFPLTAFVSLASAIFQYRIPIQDEKIEKPLWFPIPFARVLAEPWMNAWSLICRRPDFRAFQIGFMFGGTGLMIMYPAFPKFFMDNLNLSYTELAIAIALCKGIGVALTSRIWADWMNKVDIYRFSAYVTGIAALFPLCLIAAQWHVAWLYFAYIIWGVMQGGSELSWNLSGPIFSKEEDSSGYSNVGVLAVGLRGCVAPAFAAILCSLFNPVLVLCLGGLVCLCATERMSTFSRRYLQMVRENT; from the coding sequence ATGACGATAACACCCGCTAGTCCGCATATGTATGCCGTTGAGACACGTAATGCTTTTATGTGGTCTCGATTGTTGAGGACCCCTTTTTGGGCTATTTATTCTTTAATCCCCTTTATTCTCTATCGCGATTTTCAGGCGACACCCTTACAAATTGCAGCTGTTACAGCCATTAAACCGATGGCTTCGCTTCTCTCTGTTTATTGGAGTTTTTCGATTAATCAAAGAAGAGATCGACTGCGAGCCAATATCATTTGGGCGAATGTCCTGAGTGTATTGCCATTCTTCCTATTTCCTTGGGTTACAGATCCTTGGCTGATCATTGCTGCATTTGGGTGGTTTATGGCCCTTCATCGTGGTGTTATGCCTGCTTGGATGGAAATCTTAAAACTCAATTTGCCAGGAGTTTCTCGAGAGCGCATTTTCGCGTATGGAACAACTGTTGGGTACCTAGGTGATGCTTGCTTTCCTTTTTTGATTGGGGGATTGCTAGATGGATATTATCAGGCATGGCGTTGGATTTTTCCTCTGACAGCCTTTGTTTCTTTAGCTTCAGCGATTTTTCAATATCGAATTCCGATTCAAGACGAGAAAATTGAAAAACCATTGTGGTTTCCCATTCCCTTTGCCCGAGTTTTGGCTGAACCTTGGATGAATGCGTGGTCACTCATTTGCCGAAGGCCCGATTTCCGGGCTTTTCAGATCGGATTTATGTTTGGAGGAACCGGACTGATGATTATGTATCCCGCTTTTCCTAAATTTTTTATGGATAATCTAAATCTTTCTTACACGGAGTTGGCCATTGCCATTGCGCTTTGCAAAGGGATTGGGGTTGCGCTCACCTCAAGAATTTGGGCTGATTGGATGAATAAAGTCGATATCTATCGTTTCAGTGCTTATGTCACAGGTATTGCTGCTCTTTTCCCATTGTGTTTGATTGCGGCACAATGGCATGTTGCTTGGTTGTATTTTGCATACATCATTTGGGGCGTTATGCAAGGAGGAAGTGAGTTAAGCTGGAATTTATCTGGTCCTATTTTTTCAAAAGAGGAAGATAGCTCTGGATATAGCAATGTGGGGGTTTTGGCCGTCGGATTGCGTGGATGCGTCGCTCCAGCCTTTGCTGCCATTTTATGCAGTTTGTTCAATCCAGTGCTTGTGTTGTGCTTAGGTGGCCTTGTCTGCTTATGTGCGACAGAGCGGATGTCTACATTTTCGCGGAGATACTTACAAATGGTCCGTGAGAATACTTAA